A stretch of DNA from Mycolicibacterium celeriflavum:
CGATGGGCCTGGGCTGGGACTCCGAGGCGCAGACCGTCGTCGTCGAGTTGCTCGCGGTGTCGGAAACCGAATTCGACGCATCGGTGGTGCTCGACGATGCGGAGGAGGGGCCCGACGCGGTGCGCGTCTTCCTCACGCCCGAGTCCGCCCGCGAGTTCGCGACGCGCTCCAACCGGGTCATCTCGGCAGGCAGACCGCCCTGCCCGTTGTGTGACGAGCCGCTGGACCCCGACGGTCACATCTGCGTGCGCACCAACGGCTACCGGCGCGGCGCCTTCGCCGAGTCCGACGATGACGTCGACATCTGACCCCGGGGCCCACGCCGCTCCCGAAGACGTCCTGCAGCGCGGCGAGCTCATCGTCATCGGCCGCATCCGCTCGGCGAGCAATGCGACGTTCCTGTGCGAGGCGAATCTCGGTGACCAGCAGGTACATTGCGTCTACAAGCCGATCGCCGGC
This window harbors:
- a CDS encoding DUF3090 domain-containing protein; translated protein: MARAIHVFRTPDRFVAGTVGQPGNRTFYLQAVHDKRVVSVVLEKQQVAVLAERIAALLLEINRRFGTPIPPDTGEIEDLSPLITPVDAEFRVGTMGLGWDSEAQTVVVELLAVSETEFDASVVLDDAEEGPDAVRVFLTPESAREFATRSNRVISAGRPPCPLCDEPLDPDGHICVRTNGYRRGAFAESDDDVDI